From the genome of Acipenser ruthenus chromosome 14, fAciRut3.2 maternal haplotype, whole genome shotgun sequence, one region includes:
- the LOC117419461 gene encoding 2-oxoadipate dehydrogenase complex component E1-like, giving the protein MSVFFLGKTCSLAARRSPNAIRPLLRNVYHTQRGVYGYKPKKTESDLKLSKTEMIHACIQDHGLARLVEAYRAHGHKAAKVNPLFTGEAAVDVVPEVQILTEVIHGPFNTSGLLHFGKAEGSLEDVLQYLNHTYCGHMSIETSQLQTLEEREWFAQRFEELKKEVFTPEERRQLATLMLQSQEFDHFLATKFATVKRYGGEGAESMMGFFYEIFRLAAYSGVTDVITGMPHRGRLNLLTGLLQFPPELMFRKIRGLSEFPENSPAIGDVLSHLTSSVDLDFGSGHPLHVTMLPNPSHLEAINPVTVGKTRGRQQYKQDGDYSPDSSAQPGDKVLCLQVHGDAAFSGQGIVPETFTISNLPHFRVGGSIHLIVNNQVGYTTPAERGRSSLYCSDIGKMVGCAVMHINGDDAEEVLRATRLAMEYQQRFRKDVIVDLLCYRQWGHNELDEPFFTNPAMYKIIRSRKSIPDSYADCLVAEGLLTEQEISEIKTSYYTKMNEHLTNMTLYSPPPTNLQGHWRELVEPQAKITTWDTGLSTDLLQFVGAKSVFIPEDIHLHSHLHRTHKQARLQKLEEGTKLDWSTVEAMAFGSLLCQGFNIRICGQDVGRGTFSQRHAMVVCQETNDMYIPLNDLVPEQKGFLEVCNSPLSEEAVLGFEYGMSIESPMLLPIWEAQFGDFFNGAQIIFDTFISGGEAKWLLQSGLVILLPHGYDGAGPEHSSCRIERFLQLCDSKEEGVDGDNVNMSVVNPTTPAQYFHLLRRQMIRNFRKPLIVASPKILLRFPGAVSSLSDLAPGTTFKPVLGDPSVDPKNVSRVVLCSGKHYYALLKQREASGEAQKNTALIRVEELCPFPVEALQQELNQYKNAKDFIWSQEEPQNMGPWSFVAPRFEKQLSCKLRPVTRPPLPAPAVGIGMVHQQQQEALLSQTFS; this is encoded by the exons atgtctgtattttttttagggAAAACCTGCAGTTTAGCAGCAAGAAGATCACCAAATGCCATTCGGCCGCTTTTACGTAATGTGTATCACACTCAAAGAGGGGTATATGGATACAAACCCAAGAAGACAGAAAGCGATTTGAAACTGAGCAAGACAGAAATGATCCATGCATGCATACAAG ATCATGGACTGGCGCGGTTAGTTGAAGCTTACCGAGCACACGGGCACAAAGCAGCAAAAGTGAACCCTTTATTCACCGGAGAGGCAGCGGTGGATGTGGTGCCTGAGGTTCAGATCTTAACAGAAGTCATTCACGGACCTTTCAATACAAGTG GCTTATTGCACTTTGGGAAGGCAGAGGGTTCATTAGAAGATGTGTTGCAATACCTCAATCATACCTACTGTGGCCACATGTCCATCGAGACAAGTCAACTGCAGACACTGGAGGAGAGGGAGTGGTTTGCTCAGAGGTTTGAGGAGCTCAAGAAAGAAGTATTCACTCCAGAGGAGAGGAGACAACTGGCTACATTAATGCTCCAGTCCCAG gaatTTGACCACTTCTTGGCTACCAAGTTTGCCACAGTGAAGCGGTATGGTGGAGAAGGGGCAGAGAGCATGATGGGATTCTTTTATGAGATCTTTCGTCTCGCTGCTTACAGCGGAGTGACTGATGTCATCACAGGAATGCCTCACAGAGGAAGACTAAACCTCCTAACAGGCCTCCTTCAGTTCCCACCTGAG CTAATGTTTCGTAAGATCAGAGGGCTGAGTGAGTTTCCTGAAAACTCCCCGGCCATTGGAGACGTGCTGTCGCATCTGACCTCCTCTGTGGATCTGGATTTTGGCTCTGGGCACCCTCTCCACGTGACTATGCTACCTAACCCTTCTCACCTGGAGGCCATCAACCCAGTCACTGTGGGAAAAACTCGAGGAAGGCAGCAGTACAAGCAAGACGGGGACTATTCCCCAGACAGCTCAGCTCAGCCAGGAGACAAAGTCCTCTGTCTGCAG gTCCACGGCGATGCCGCATTCTCTGGCCAAGGAATTGTTCCTGAGACATTCACTATTTCAAACCTCCCCCACTTTAGAGTAGGTGGAAGCATCCATCTGATTGTAAATAACCAAGTGGGTTATACCACTCCAGCTGAACGAGGAAGATCCTCATTGTACTGCAGTGATATTG GTAAGATGGTCGGCTGTGCTGTGATGCACATTAATGGAGATgatgcagaggaagtgcttcgaGCTACCCGATTGGCCATGGAGTATCAGCAGAGATTCCGTAAGGATGTGATTGTCGATCTGCTGTGTTACAGACAGTGGGGTCATAATGAGCTGGATGAGCCTTTCTTTACCAATCCTGCCATGTACAAAATCATCAG ATCCCGGAAGAGTATTCCTGACTCGTATGCAGACTGCTTGGTAGCAGAAGGACTCCTGACTGAGCAGGAAATTTCAGAGATAAAGACGTCATACTACACCAAAATGAATGAGCACTTGACCAACATGACACTGTACAGCCCACCTCCCACCAACCTGCAGGGCCATTGGAGGGAGCTGGTGGAGCCTCAGGCTAAGATCACGACTTGGGACACGGGGCTCTCCACTGACCTGCTGCAGTTCGTGGGAGCCAAGTCTGTATTCATCCCTGAGGATATCCACCTGCACAGTCATCTTCACAGGACGCATAAGCAG GCCAGACTGCAGAAACTGGAAGAGGGAACAAAATTAGATTGGTCTACTGTTGAAGCAATGGCATTTGGTTCCCTTCTCTGTCAAG GGTTTAATATACGTATCTGTGGACAGGATGTTGGACGTGGTACATTCAGTCAGCGTCATGCGATGGTAGTCTGTCAGGAAACCAATGATATGTACATCCCTCTCAATGACTTAGTGCCTGAACAAAAGGGTTTCTTGGAG GTATGCAACAGTCCTTTGTCTGAAGAGGCTGTCCTTGGTTTTGAATATGGAATGAGCATCGAGAGCCCAATGCTGCTACCAATCTGGGAAGCCCAGTTTGGAGATTTTTTTAATGGAGCTCAAATTATATTTGACACCTTTATCTCAGGAG GTGAAGCTAAGTGGCTTCTTCAGAGTGGCCTAGTTATCCTGCTACCTCACGGATACGATGGTGCAGGCCCAGAACACTCCTCCTGTCGTATTGAGCGGTTCCTGCAG TTATGTGACAGTAAAGAGGAGGGTGTGGATGGAGACAATGTCAATATGTCAGTGGTAAACCCCACCACTCCTGCGCAGTATTTTCACCTGTTGCGTAGACAGATGATCCGGAACTTTCGCAAACCCCTGATTGTTGCTTCTCCCAAAATTCTGCTCCGCTTTCCG GGTGCTGTATCAAGCCTTTCAGATTTGGCTCCAGGGACAACTTTCAAACCAGTTCTTGGTGACCCATCTGTGGATCCCAAAAA TGTGAGTAGAGTGGTATTGTGCTCTGGCAAGCACTACTATGCCCTGCTTAAACAGAGAGAGGCTTCTGGAGAGGCTCAGAAAAACACTGCCCTGATCCGAGTGGAGGAGCTTTGCCCATTCCCTGTGGAGGCACTACAGCAAGAGCTGAACCAGTACAAAAATGCAAAAG ATTTTATTTGGAGTCAGGAAGAACCTCAGAACATGGGACCATGGTCTTTTGTAGCCCCAAGGTTTGAAAAACAGTTATCGTGTAAG CTTCGGCCTGTCACCAGGCCTCCTCTACCAGCACCTGCCGTTGGGATTGGAATGgtccaccagcagcagcaggaagCTTTACTGTCTCAAACATTTTCTTAA
- the LOC117419422 gene encoding protein transport protein Sec61 subunit alpha: MGIKFLEVIKPFCVVLPEIQKPERKIQFREKVLWTAITLFIFLVCCQIPLFGIMSSDSADPFYWMRVILASNRGTLMELGISPIVTSGLIMQLLAGAKIIEVGDTPKDRALFNGAQKLFGMIITIGQAIVYVMTGMYGDPAEMGAGICLIIIIQLFVAGMIVLLLDELLQKGYGLGSGISLFIATNICETIVWKAFSPTTINTGRGTEFEGAVIALFHLLATRADKVRALREAFYRQNLPNFLNLIATVFVFAVVIYFQGFRVDLPIKSARYRGQYSSYPIKLFYTSNIPIILQSALVSNLYVISQMLSVRFSGNFLVSLLGQWADVSGGGPARSYPVGGLCYYLSPPESMGAIFEDPIHVIIYIIFMLGSCAFFSKTWIDVSGSSAKDVAKQLKEQQMVMRGHRETSMVHELNRYIPTAAAFGGLCIGALSVMADFLGAIGSGTGILLAVTIIYQYFEIFVKEQAEVGGMGGLFF; this comes from the exons ATGGGAA TTAAGTTTTTAGAAGTTATAAAGCCCTTTTGTGTTGTTCTACCTGAAATACAGAAGCCTGAAAGAAAG atccAGTTTAGGGAGAAGGTGCTATGGACGGCTATAACACTTTTTATATTCTTAGTATGCTGCCAG attCCATTATTTGGAATTATGTCATCAGATTCGGCTGATCCTTTCTACTGGATGAGAGTCATCCTGGCATCTAATAGGG GTACCCTAATGGAACTTGGTATCTCTCCAATTGTAACATCTGGCCTGATCATGCAGCTCCTGGCTGGTGCTAAAATCATTGAGGTTGGAGATACACCAAAAGACAGGGCTCTATTTAATGGAGCACAGAAAT TGTTTGGTATGATTATAACTATTGGTCAGGCCATTGTGTATGTTATGACTGGAATGTATGGAGATCCTGCAGAAATGGGGGCTGGCATCTGTCTCATAATCATTATTCAG ctgtTTGTTGCTGGCATGATTGTGCTGCTCTTAGATGAATTGCTTCAGAAAGGATATGGTTTGGGATCTGGGATTTCACTCTTCATTGCTACAAACATTTGTGAAACCATTGTCTGGAAAGCTTTTAGCCCAACCACAATCAACACTGGGCGAG gAACGGAATTTGAGGGTGCAGTGATTGCCCTCTTCCACCTGCTGGCTACTAGAGCTGATAAAGTCCGTGCTCTTCGTGAGGCTTTTTACCGCCAGAATCTGCCCAATTTTTTGAACTTGATTGCTACAGTGTTTGTCTTTGCTGTAGTCATATACTTCCAG GGATTCCGGGTAGATCTTCCCATCAAGTCTGCCCGTTACCGAGGACAGTACAGCAGCTACCCCATTAAGCTTTTCTACACCTCCAACATTCCAATTATCCTTCAGTCTGCCCTGGTCTCCAACCTTTACGTCATCTCTCAGATGCTGTCTGTTCGATTTAGTGGGAACTTCCTGGTCAGCCTACTTGGGCAGTGGGCG GATGTAAGTGGAGGTGGACCTGCTCGTTCCTATCCAGTTGGGGGTCTGTGTTACTACCTTTCTCCTCCAGAGTCAATGGGTGCCATATTTGAAGATCCCATTCATGTTATAATTTACATTATTTTCATGCTGGGATCGTGCGCTTTCTTCTCCAAGACATGGATTGATGTTTCTGGTTCATCTGCAAAGGAT GTTGCTAAACAGCTGAAGGAACAACAGATGGTAATGAGAGGCCACAGAGAAACGTCCATGGTCCATGAGCTCAATAG GTATATTCCTACGGCTGCTGCTTTTGGTGGTCTGTGCATTGGAGCCCTGTCAGTTATGGCCGACTTCTTGGGAGCCATTGGATCAGGCACTGGGATTTTGCTTGCTGTTACCATCatctaccagtattttgaaatcTTTGTCAAGGAACAGGCTGAAGTTGGAGGGATGGGGGGCTTATTTTTCTAA